Below is a genomic region from bacterium.
AACAGTAACTCCGTTTAGTACTTATACGGTCACAGTCGGTGCTGGCGGCAACGAGGCAGTCGGTGGTGACTCTTGGTTCCTTTCTACGGGGACAGTCTTAGCCAAAGGCGGTAGTTTGGGAGTATATGGTTTTGGGGGCGGCGGTCCGCCATGTACTGGTGGTACTGGTGGGGCAACAGCTGCCGGAGTTGGTGATGTTAAGTATGCTGGAGGAAACGGTGGTACAGGCCAGTGTTATGGTGGTACTGGTGGCGGCGGTGGTGCAGGTGCTAGTAGTACTGCAAATGGCGCTAATGGTAGTGGCACAACTGCTGGTGCAAGTTCTGGACAAGGCGGCCGGGGTGGTACCGGTTCTGGGTTTGATATATCTCCTCCTGCTGGTAGTTGGGGTGAAGCCATTGGCGGCGGTGGCGGCGGTTGGACATGGTATGAACCTTCTATTCATCCTCGAGGTGCTCGCGGAGAGGTGCGAATTTACTATAACGGTGCTGGTGGTGGTAGTGGCGGTAGTGGTAGTTCGGGTGGTAGTGGCGGTAGTGGTGGTGGAAGCAGTTGTACAACCACAGCAACGGGTACGGTAGACATGGAAAACGATAGGGTTGCTGGTGTGACTATAGTTTGTGGTGGCTCAGGCTACTCTTCGGCTCCCACAGTGACTTTCATTGGCGGCGGCGGTAGCGGCGCATCTGCTACAGCTGTATTAACCAACGGAGTCGTAACTTCCGTGACTATTAATTCAGGCGGCGAGGGGTACGATTTACCTTCAGTCACATTCTCTGCACCTGGCCAAGGTGGCGGCGGCGGCGGAGCTTCTCCTTAGATAAATTATAAATAATAAAGGTGACCCTTGAACGGTCACCTTTTAAACGTTAAACTAAAGATATGTTTGAATCCGATAACTCCAGACCACCTAAAATTCGCGTATCCCAGACTGATCATCGCCCGACGAGAGATAAGTTGGGTAATCTAATGGAAGAAGTGGTCCGAAACAGAAATAAACCCAGTAATCGTAAAATGTGGATTATTATTGCCATATCAGTCGCTGTAGTCGCTGTTATAGGTTTTTTTCTAATCCGAGCTCAGATGCAATTGAAGGAGTTGCAAAATGGAGCGGATACAGGTTCTCAGAATGATCCAGCTGCTCAGCTGCAAGAAGACAATAAAAAACTAATCGAGCAGGTTCGCAAGCTGATAATTTTACCGGATGACGAAGAGCCAACTATTGCCACGGTTAATGATTTAAGCAAGCTCCAAGGTCAGCCGTTTTTTGCCAAGGCGCAACTTGGCGATAAGGTCTTGATCTACAATAAAGCGCGTAAAGCGATATTGTTCCGGCCGAGCGATAATCAGATTATCGAATTGGCGCCTTTGGTGGATCCTTCGGCTTCTTCCCCTGCGGATGGTTCAGCAGGCCAAACGCCGGCATCTGGCCAGTAATGGCTTCAATTTTCGGTGTTGTGATACTAATCTAGTCGATAAAAGATACTAATGAAACTAAAACCAGAAAAGTGGACGCATAATCATTCGCATCGCCTGTACCATATGTCGATGGGTGTTTGTTTTGGCTTTATTTCTCTTGCTGTAGTCGGCGTAATGGCGACTGTCTGGATGAACGCTGGCGCAGAAGACGTTAACATCACAGCGTTAGTAGAAGGCGTTAATCCTGGGCCCATCATTGGCGGCGGCGGAGGACCTGCACCTGTGCCAACTCCAAACCCAACTATTAATATGGTCGCCGAGCCGCAAGGGCAGATAGCACAGCGGCCTATCAATACGCCAGAAGGTTTACGAGCAGCTGACGTGTTTCCGGGCAGGCCAAGCTACTCGGGAACTACCTCTGTCGGCGGAGGTTTGATTTTCATCAGTGTGTCTGGGACAAGCTCGTTCAATAGCACAGCTCAGGCCGATGCAACAGGTAAGTGGCTATGGCAATCTCCCGTCGAGCTCATAGAGGGCACGTATTCGATTACAGCTTCCGTGTATGATTCTTACGATTTAACTCGTTCCGGATCTACAAAGAGGTATTTTATAGTAGAGTTTCCTAAGGAGCCGGTCCCAGTAGATCCTGGCCAACCCGGACAGCCTGGGCAACCTGGCGGACCAGGAACGCAGCCTGGAACTGGAACAGGTACAGGTAAGCCTTCCACTCCGGGAGGCCCTTCTATTCCAACTCTTCCTCCAGTGGAAGTTCCGGCCGGGCCTTCTCAATTTGGAATATTTATTTCGATTGTTGATGATTATCGGTATGTTAATGCCGGGGAAAAAGTTATTGCCAGATTGATGTTGGTTAGTAGTACCGGCCAGCAAGTAGTGGCGCAGGATATTGATTACAAAATTATTTCGCCCGCAGGCAAAGTTATCTTAGAGACTACAGATACAGTATCATTTAGCAAGCAATCTCAATTCCTAAAGACCTTTACCACTGCCCCAGAAACTCCGGCAGGAGAATATACCATACAGGTTTCTAGCCGGCACAATGGCATTACTTCTCAGGCGCAGGCAAAGTTTAATCTGCTAGCCAATCCGGCATCGGCCGGTACGGTGCAGCCCCAAGGGCCGGTTGTAATTTGGTCTTTGTTGATATTACTGTGGCTGCTATTTGTCGTGCTGTTGATCATTGCCTATAGGCAGGTCATGCACCATCACGAGGAGATAAAAAATAATCCCACTTACTAAAACCGCTTAATTTAAGCGGTTTTTTGCAGTTAGAAATTAAGCTCAGCCCATCGGTTAGGCTGGCCCCGGGCCTATTGTTCTGGCCAATGTGCAACCATTAACTGTTTTTCGTTAACTAAGCCTTCGGATGTCAGCTCTTGCCACAATACTTCTGTTAGGAACGGCATATATGGGTGTAGCAATTTTAAGCTTGTTGTTAACACATGCAGTAAAATTAGCTGGGTGTTTTGCTTTTGCTCCTGGTCTGCCAGTTGAGCCTTGGAGGCCTCTATGTAGACGTCGGCAAAGTCGCGCCACACGAAGTCATATAAGCTTTGAGCCGCCTCGTGCAAACGAAACTTCTCTAAGTGTTCATTTACAGCTTTAATCGTGCTTGTCAGCTGCTCTAATATTATTCTGTCGGCTTCAGTAATAGCTTGAGGTGATTTGTATTGGTCCTCAGTAATCGCTTCATCTAAGCTCAGCAGCGCATATCGGGTAATATTCCATAACTTGTTCCCAAAGTGCTTCATGCCTTTTACTTTTTGTTCATCGAACAGCGTATCATTGCCGGCGGCGGCATTGAATACCAACGCTAAGCGTAAAGCATCGGTTCCGTATTTATCCGCCATTTCGATCGGGTCAATTCCATTGTTGAGTGATTTGCTAAATTTGCGTCCTTGCTTGTCGCGAACAATACCGTGCAAATAGATTCTTTGGAAAGGTATTTGTCCAAGGTGGTAGCCAGTCATTAAGATCATGCGTGCTACCCAGAAGAATAAGATTTCGTAGCCCGGCGCTATTACGGAAGTTGGATGGAAGCTTTTTAAGTCCTCAGTTTGGTTTGGCCATCCTAACGTAGAGAAAGTCCACAAGCCAGACGAAAACCAGGTATCCAGAGTATCTTCGTCCTGCACCCATTCGTTTGCGTTGTTCCTTCCTGCGTTTTTGTCCGGAGCTTCAATCCCACAGTACTCATCTGTCATGCCGGTGCTGTTATCGGTGCGGTACCAAACAGGGATCTGATGGCCGAACCATAGCTGGCGGGAAATGCACCAGTCGCGAAGGTTATCGATCCAGTGGAAGTAAGTCTTAGAAAAATGTTCTGGAATAATTTCGATCTGACCGCTTTGGACTACGTGACGCATCAACTGTTTTAGAGTTACTTCTTGGCCGGTTTTAATGCCTTTGATTTTTGAATCTCTCACTAAAAATGGCTTATTTACAGCCAAAAACCATTGAATTTTAGGCAGGGGTTCTATTATTCCGCCCGAACGTTCGGCAGTGGAAACATTTTGCTTGATAACTTCTTCCTTCTCGATTAACTCGTTTGCCTTCAGCCAGGCCACCACCATTTCTCTAGCTTCTGTGGTTTTCTTCCCCTTGAGATCTACTCCAGCTTGGTCGCTCCCAACTGTCATTCTGGCGAACTCATTTATTACCGGCTTGGTTTCCAAATTATGGCGTTGCGCAATTTCGGCATCAATAGTGCTGTGCGCCGGGGTAACGCCAAGTGCGCCAGTACCAAATTCTTTGTCTACGCTTTCATCTGCAATAACCTTAATATGAATTGGCACTCCAGCAAATGCAATATCGTATTCCTTGCCAACAAATTCTTTATAGCGCTCATCGTCGGGATGGACCGCAACAGCTGTATCACCAACCTTGGTTTCTGGGCGAGTTGTAGAAATTGCGATAGGGAAATCTTTGCTGTACTTAAATGTATACAGTACAGCTTCGCGTTCCTGGTAGATGATTTCATCATCAGAAATAACAGTCTGCCCTTTAGGATCCCAGTTTACTACTTTGTAGTCGCGATAGATCAGGCCATCGTCGTACATAGCTTTAAACGCGGTGCGTACTGCCAGGCTTCGGGCTTCGTCTAATGTGTAAGCTTCGCGGCTCCAGTCTAGCGAAGCACCCATTCTTTTAAGCTGATTGATGATCGTATCGTGGCTGTCTTGTGCGAATTTGTTTACGCGTTCCAAAAATGCCGCTCGGCCCAAGTCGGTTTTACGTTTTCCTTCTTCTTTCTCTAAAATTTTCTCAACTTTGCTTTGGGTGGCAATTGCGGCATGGTCTGTTCCTGGTAGCCAAAGGGTTCTACGTCCCTGCATTCGCCGAAAACGAATCAGAATATCCTGGATAGTGTCTTCGAATGCATGCCCTAAGTGCAGAGTGCCCGTTACATTCGGCGGCGGCAGGATAATTGTAAAAGGCTCGCCGTTTTTATTTGGCAAATTATCCGGGTTAAAGTACCCGGAATCCAGCCAGAGTTTGTATATGTCGGATTCGTACTTGGAAGCGTCATAGGATTTGTCTAGTTCTTTCATGTGATTTATGTTAATTGGTTTTGAGTCTACGTGCACATCTGTCTGGGATAGCGCCGTGCCAAAAATAAAAAACACCCGCCATTGCTGGGGTGTCTAGAGCGCTGCCAAGCTGGTGAGCACGCCGCGCGGTACCATCTAGATTTATAGCTTAATTATGCCTATTTTCGGAGGCTCCGGCAGGTTCTACTAGCATCAGCCAGTGCTTTTCGCGCTTTGAGCGAGGCGGCAGCTCTATGCTTTCTTCCTGCGCCACTGCAGTGACAGCT
It encodes:
- a CDS encoding valine--tRNA ligase; this encodes MKELDKSYDASKYESDIYKLWLDSGYFNPDNLPNKNGEPFTIILPPPNVTGTLHLGHAFEDTIQDILIRFRRMQGRRTLWLPGTDHAAIATQSKVEKILEKEEGKRKTDLGRAAFLERVNKFAQDSHDTIINQLKRMGASLDWSREAYTLDEARSLAVRTAFKAMYDDGLIYRDYKVVNWDPKGQTVISDDEIIYQEREAVLYTFKYSKDFPIAISTTRPETKVGDTAVAVHPDDERYKEFVGKEYDIAFAGVPIHIKVIADESVDKEFGTGALGVTPAHSTIDAEIAQRHNLETKPVINEFARMTVGSDQAGVDLKGKKTTEAREMVVAWLKANELIEKEEVIKQNVSTAERSGGIIEPLPKIQWFLAVNKPFLVRDSKIKGIKTGQEVTLKQLMRHVVQSGQIEIIPEHFSKTYFHWIDNLRDWCISRQLWFGHQIPVWYRTDNSTGMTDEYCGIEAPDKNAGRNNANEWVQDEDTLDTWFSSGLWTFSTLGWPNQTEDLKSFHPTSVIAPGYEILFFWVARMILMTGYHLGQIPFQRIYLHGIVRDKQGRKFSKSLNNGIDPIEMADKYGTDALRLALVFNAAAGNDTLFDEQKVKGMKHFGNKLWNITRYALLSLDEAITEDQYKSPQAITEADRIILEQLTSTIKAVNEHLEKFRLHEAAQSLYDFVWRDFADVYIEASKAQLADQEQKQNTQLILLHVLTTSLKLLHPYMPFLTEVLWQELTSEGLVNEKQLMVAHWPEQ